The Liolophura sinensis isolate JHLJ2023 chromosome 12, CUHK_Ljap_v2, whole genome shotgun sequence genome segment GTGACCTTTGTGACTTTTTCAGATTCATCTGACTTCAGTGTACCAGTGACCTTTTCAGATTCATCTGACTTCAGTATACCAGTgaactttgtgacattttcagattctTCTGACTTCAGTGTGCCAGtgacctttgtgacattttcagattcctcTGACTCCGGTATACCAGTgaactttgtgacattttcagattcctcTGACTTCAGTGTACCAGTGACCTTTTCAGATTCATCTGACTTCAGTGTACTAGTGACTTTGTGACAATTTCAGATTCCTCTGACTCCGGTATACCAGCgacctttgtgacattttcagattcctcTGACTTCAGTGTACCTGTatcctttgtgacattttcagattcctccGGCTTCAGTGTACCagtgacattttcagattcctccGACTTCAGTGCACCAGtgacctttgtgacattttcagattcctcTGTCTTCAGTGTACCTGTatcctttgtgacattttcagattcctccGGCTTCAGTGCACCAGtgacctttgtgacattttcagattcctccGACTTCAGTGCACCAGtgacctttgtgacattttcagattcctccGACTTCAGTGCACCAGtgacctttgtgacattttcagattcctccGACTTCAGTGTACCTGtatactttgtgacattttcagattcctccGACTTCAGTGCACCAGtgacctttgtgacattttcagattccttCGGCTTCAGTGCACCAGtgacctttgtgacattttcagattcctccGACTTCAGTGCACCAGtgacctttgtgacattttcagattcctccGACTTCAGTGCACCAGtgacctttgtgacattttcagattcctccGACTTCAGTGCACCAGtgacctttgtgacattttcagattcctccGACTTCAGTGCACCAGtgacctttgtgacattttcagattcctccGACTTCAGTGCACCAGtgacctttgtgacattttcagattcctccGGCTTCAGTGCACCAGtgacctttgtgacattttcagattcctccGGCTTCAGTGCACCAGtgacctttgtgacattttcagattcctccGACTTCAGTGCACCAGtgacctttgtgacattttcagattcctccGACTTCAGTGCACCAGtgacctttgtgacattttcagattcctccGACTCCGGTGCACCAGtgacctttgtgacattttcagattcctccGACTTCAGTGCACCAGtgacctttgtgacattttcagattcctccGACTTCAGTGCACCAGtgacctttgtgacattttcagattcctccGACTTCAGTGCACCAGtgacctttgtgacattttcagattcctcTGACTCCGGTGCACCAGtgacctttgtgacattttcagattcctcTGACTCCGGTGCACCAGtgacctttgtgacattttcagattcctccGACTTCAGTGCATCAGtgacctttgtgacattttcagattcctcGGGCTTCAGTGCACCAGTGACCTTTGTcacattttcagattcctccGGCTTCAGTGCACCAGtgacctttgtgacattttcagattcctccGACTTCAGTGCACCAGtgacctttgtgacattttcagactCCTCCGACTTCAGTGCACCAGtgacctttgtgacattttcagactCCTCCGACTTCAGTGCACCAGTGACCTTTGTTTCACTCATAAGACTACTCTGATCATACATGAAGCTCACAAGAAATCACTTGCAGGCGAAATCTATGAGTCACGAGTGGGAAAGCTTGTCAGTTACAAAACAAAGGTTTATGGTTTATTTCTGGTTCTTCAGTTTTTGACAATGACCGCTGTAGTATAAAGTTAAATACTCTTGATCAAGGCGTTATACACTAATCGATCTCTGAATCAACCAGTCAAAAGAAATCATTATTATCCAGGGTTTAATTCATTCATAGACACACGCTGTGCTATCTTAATTTTGGATATGCAATTAAATATTATCGTCGAGCTACGGTAATACATTAAATTTACCATAGTCTGGAATTTCACTCCATTTCGCGTCGACAATAACGCCTTTTTGGGACAGGGAATAATAAGGAAatcttgatttgatttgatggaGAGGTTATGAGGTCTAAAATCTAAGCGATATATCTTCTCTAAGTAAACTTGCGTAGAAAGACTGATCGTTACTAAGTATGATTGTGTTCAAGGAAAAGACCTCCGAAAATCGAAGTATGCATCACTAAACACACCATTTAAAACGTCCCAAAAATATACTTTCGTTTAATGAAAATGAGTTTTGTGAAAGGTGCTCAAACATCTGATTTCTAAGGTGGcttttatggaccatactatcagaatTTATCAGAGTTCTGACGTCACAGAAAATTTATCCAACAATAATCACGATTTTAAATGTTGGAGTAAGTCTTTTTGTTTACGAGTATGAGTAAACTAAAATAAATGTTCTTCCCtgtggtgaacatcaggaaaaaaaaggtgatgtgacgtcagagttcctagataccgtcagtatgattcataaagcccaccacagtattcaaatatttgaatgccctTCAACACTCttgaaaaatctaaaaaaaaaataaatgaaagtatttttacacatagtttccAGTTGTCCTTATGataaaatgttcatattttagctttcttttactttaaatagtAAGCTGGGTTTATCCCTCTGGAAGGCGGCACTAACTTTATTCTGCCTATAACCTTAACTCCTCTAACAAATGATAACAGATCTCTAACCTTAACTCCTCTAACAAATGATAACAGATCTCTAACCTTAACTCCTCTAACAAATGATAACAGATCTCTAACCTTAACATCTCTAACAAATGATAACAGATCTCTAATCTTAACTCCTCTAACAAATGATAACAGATCTCTAACCTTAACTCCTCTAAAGAATGATAACAGATCTCTAACCTTAACACCTCTAACAAATGATAACAGATCTCTGACCTTAACTCCTCTAACAAATGATAACACATCTCAGTTCAAATGTATACGTCAATACAGCCGCGCTGCCGAGACAACCTTACGAATTCGACTATATTGTCGAACGAAAATAAAACGCACACTACTATGCGATTTTAGAATTTGACAAACGACATCGACTGAACGCGGCCTGTGAAATTGTCTTGTCTTATTATCACTCCACTCGTTGATTTCGATGATTCGATACGACAAATCATACGCAGCGTTCAAACGATGCGACTTCATCCTTGGGCGGCGGCGTATAGTTGATTAAAGGTAACTCTGGAATATGCATTGCACCAAGTTTAGGAACTGagtttcatttcagtttttggGACAAAAAATCAGGCCAAGGTGCGTTGACCGTTTATGGAGACTGTTTAAACATTGGCGCCCCACGGTtagtatgtaaatgtttattcgACCACTGGTAATAGCTCCAACACTCAATGAAATTTGATTAAGCAACGGTCTGTGCAAACAGATTGTTTGGACGCCTGCCATGTCTGTATAATAggtgaaaatgtgaaatgtgcCTTATCGTTGGGAGACGCTCACACTCCACTCCACATGAGGAGGGGGGAGGCGGCCGTTGGAGAGGTGGGAGGGGAAAGTAGACACTAAAATAACCCTGAGAGTCAAGTTAATATGGATAGATTACTTGACAAGGTTTTGTCACGTCTGCTCACTGGAGATAACAAAACAGTTACTCGTAACGGAATTTTCTAGGCGAGGTTTATAAATAGTCGTGTTATGAAATATGACGATAGGTCTATTGTTGAACACCTGATCTTGTTACTAATATAAATAAGCGATTTATGTATACCGCCAACGCCCAGTATAACACCGACCCTGTTCATACATGCTCAGGTGTGTAATCGGATACAAAGTTATTGTTTTATAATTGTATCCCTGATAACAACCTGTACAAGTGGTTATTAAGAACATGGCAACCCGGCATGACTGAAGTGCATGCTTTTATATTAGAGAGTTTACATACGGCACCAAGCAAAGCACCTTGATACTCACACGGTGCGACTcaaatatctttttttgttataattaacGTATAGGATGATATAAAATATCTTAACTTGTAGGTCTTGTTTTTCATAAGAAATCTAGGTTTAACGAGATTATATCGAAGATTTCGGACAAAAGTCGATCAAGAAAAATCcaataaaactattttttagAATAGTTCAAATGatttcctttcacaaaatataagtCTTGTCTGCGCGAGTACTACCGTAAAAAAAATTGGTCAAAAAATCGTAAAATTTACAATGCAGGTCTCTTtacaactttttaaaactttagaatcattttaacaccaaAAATAGTATTGGTGCGAATCTGGTAATTTCTGAAACACTGTAATTTGAGACATTCTTGTCATAAAGAGAAACTTGGATTTGTTtgctgaatttaaatattttgccCAAAATTTCCTCTTTAATCTAATGAAAGCAACGAAACCTAAAACCCAAGGGATAAATTGACTGGTTTTTAATGAAGTCAAGACGTTCAAACTCAATGATTTCACtatacagttacatgtttaTCAATTATCCCGATAGGGATATAATTATAGTCATATAAATTGATATAATTAATGTGGATTTATTCAAAGTTTATACTTTGAATACTAGTGGTTGAAATCAAAGGGAAACTGAGACACCCTTTTAAATATTTgggtaaatataaataaatagtaatagatgggttttaaatatttcttttaaaatatttttaaggtaCGTGATAAAACAAGTTTCGCCAGTTTTCCATATTCTTTGATGCCGGTTACGTTGTACTTTCCCGAAACACCCTACTCTGTCATGTTTTTGACTTCAAGAaggaataatacatgtaatattgctcTGATACTGGCAGGCACGACAGTACTTAACATCAAACCTCGCACAGTTCCCTTTTTTttcgaaaaaaagaaaaaaaacgacaaTGATTCACAAACCGTTATAATAGTAGGCCCTACCGCAATATAATAAACAAACTtgcagcgtagagagtaaaccagtgcagcgacgatAGTGAGACAATTGGCAAGTGGtaatacgtaaccggtgaaatacggactACTGTCAGTTTAAGTTAGGGTTtatttctaactgttcatgtaaatgcttaagcactagcaatttacacgccgcTAGTTCCAGAGTTAAGatagaattaggtaagaaaaaaattgcattgATTTTAGTGGTAATTTAGTAa includes the following:
- the LOC135479849 gene encoding transcriptional regulator ATRX homolog; translated protein: MYDQSSLMSETKVTGALKSEESENVTKVTGALKSEESENVTKVTGALKSEESENVTKVTGALKPEESENVTKVTGALKPEESENVTKVTDALKSEESENVTKVTGAPESEESENVTKVTGAPESEESENVTKVTGALKSEESENVTKVTGALKSEESENVTKVTGALKSEESENVTKVTGAPESEESENVTKVTGALKSEESENVTKVTGALKSEESENVTKVTGALKPEESENVTKVTGALKPEESENVTKVTGALKSEESENVTKVTGALKSEESENVTKVTGALKSEESENVTKVTGALKSEESENVTKVTGALKSEESENVTKVTGALKPKESENVTKVTGALKSEESENVTKYTGTLKSEESENVTKVTGALKSEESENVTKVTGALKSEESENVTKVTGALKPEESENVTKDTGTLKTEESENVTKVTGALKSEESENVTGTLKPEESENVTKDTVTSTLKSDESEKVTGTLKSEESENVTKFTGIPESEESENVTKVTGTLKSEESENVTKFTGILKSDESEKVTGTLKSDESEKVTKVTGTVKSDESENVTKVTGTLKSDESENVTKVTGTVKSEESENVTKVTGIPESEESENVTKVTGTLKSDESENVTKFTGILKSDESEKVTGTLKSDESEKVTKVTGTVKSDESEKVTKVTGTLKSEESENVTKVTGTVKSDESENVTKVTGIPE